Part of the Natronogracilivirga saccharolytica genome is shown below.
ACATTAATCCGCGGCCGCGGACATTGTTGATGTGATCAAATTCTCCGGTCAGCTTACCAAGGTGCTCCAGCAGATAGCTTCCGGTTTTGGCCGCATTGTCCACAAGGCCATCTTCTTCAATAATTTCCAGGTATCTGGTAAACCGGACCATGTCGACAAGGTTGCCGCCCCATGTCGAGTTGATCCGCGAGGAAACTTTGAAGACATTGGTATCCACATCGTCGATGCGGTTGTTTGCAAGAATTCCGCAGACCTGAGCCTTTTTGCCAAATGCCAGGATATCAGGCTGGACATAATGCTCGTGAGCCCAGAACTTTCCGGTCAGGCCGACTCCGGTTTGCACCTCATCGTGGATAAGCAGTGCTTCGTGCCGGTCTGCAAGATCGCGAAGCGCCTGATGAAACTCGGGGCGGAAATGATTGTCGCCGCCTTCGCCCTGAATAGGCTCGATGATAATTGCGGCAATATCGTCCTTGTACATCTCAAAATAGCACTCGGCCTGGGCGATGGCTTTCTTTTCTGCCTCAACGACCTGCTCCGTGTTCTGCTGATCCATCGGAAAGACCATTTTGGGATTGGAGATACGCGGCCAGTCAAACTTGGGAAAATACGCGACCTTGGTCGGATCCGTATTGGTCAGCGACATGGTGTACCCGGTTCTCCCGTGAAAAGCTTCATCAAAATGGAGGACCATATGGCCTTTCTCCTTGCGGTACCCTTTCTGGAAATTCTTTTGAACCTTCCAGTCAAATGCTGTTTTCAGGGCATTTTCCACGGCGAGTCCGCCACCGGCAACAAAAAATGCTTTCGGCATGGATTCCGGAATTCCAACACGGGAAAACGTCTCCACAAACTCCGCCATCTCAACGGTATAGGCGTCGGAATTTGACGGGTTATGCAGGGCTACCCGGCCGATCTTTTCCAGAAAAGCTTCGTTCTCGACCATTTTCGGATGGTTCATGCCCATTGGATTGGAAGCAAAAAAAGTAAAGAAATCCAGATAGGTGCGGTTTCCGTTGGAATCGTGGAGATAGGGTCCCTGGCTTTTGACAAGATCGAGGACCATGTCAAAACCGTCAGCCAGCATATGCCGGCCAAGAGTCTGCCGGACCGTATCGGGTGTAATGGCTGTTTTGTGCGTCATGAAGCTCTGATTTTTGGATGCGGATTTACAGTTTCGGG
Proteins encoded:
- the lat gene encoding L-lysine 6-transaminase, yielding MTHKTAITPDTVRQTLGRHMLADGFDMVLDLVKSQGPYLHDSNGNRTYLDFFTFFASNPMGMNHPKMVENEAFLEKIGRVALHNPSNSDAYTVEMAEFVETFSRVGIPESMPKAFFVAGGGLAVENALKTAFDWKVQKNFQKGYRKEKGHMVLHFDEAFHGRTGYTMSLTNTDPTKVAYFPKFDWPRISNPKMVFPMDQQNTEQVVEAEKKAIAQAECYFEMYKDDIAAIIIEPIQGEGGDNHFRPEFHQALRDLADRHEALLIHDEVQTGVGLTGKFWAHEHYVQPDILAFGKKAQVCGILANNRIDDVDTNVFKVSSRINSTWGGNLVDMVRFTRYLEIIEEDGLVDNAAKTGSYLLEHLGKLTGEFDHINNVRGRGLMCAFDFPNAEMRAHFLKSAFNHGLLMLPCGTHSVRFRPPLTVQEEHIDEGMDIIRKSIVESWDQVPRT